The sequence CCAAGAGAAGACGCTTCTGAAACCATATTAACACTATCTTCTGTTACTATAATAAAATCACAAAGACTTAATATTTGGGGGTACAACGAATGAGTTGAATGTTCAGGAAACTCTGAATATATTACAGAGGGCTCTTCTAACAAACGTTGTTTGAGAAATTGAACCACATCTGTATCTGTCCTTCTCGAAGTAGTAAAAATAAAATTATATCTGTTTTTTTCTGAAAAGAGTGTATCTGTAAGAGTTTTGACATAAGAGTATGAAATTTTATAGTTCTGGTCATCTCCTCCAATTAGTACCCCTATTGTTTTTTTTGTTTTATCAACTTTAAATTTTTTCTCATACTCATCTTTCTTGGAAAAAAGCAGATTATCGGTTAGAGTGTTTGGAGCGCCGAGAGTAACAATCAAATTTTGCAAATTCTTCTTTCTTAATTTTAAATAATCGTGGTAAGGGATTACAAGAAAATCAAAAAGTTTTAGACGTATCATTGATGGGGTCATAATGTTTACCGATTTTGCTCTATTTAGATTTTTTGTTAAGACCAGGTTTATTGGAGCCAACATTGAACCAGCAGAAATAATTAGGTCAAACTCTTTTTTATCTATCTTGTAACTTTCATCCCAAATAAATCTGAGGCATCTTTTAGCAAGTGTCCAAGCACCAAAAAAAGAGAGTATAGCAACTATTTTTACAGAAAAAGGAGATTTACCTTTCCTACCAAACAAACTGTACTGAGGTCCTTTTAATGTAACATTGATTATATTTAATTGACCCTTAGGAAACCATTTAGCAATACCTAAAGATTGGTTAAAATTGCCCTTATATCCATCATCAAGTATTAGTATTTTCATTGAAAAAAAGTATGTTTGTTTAATTCAAATTTGTAGTTTAAAATGCTTCCATACAAAGTGTTGGATTGCCATATAAGTATAATTACAGTGCGAATATGGGAAATCTTATCTTATAACAGAGAAGTAAAAATCCCCTCGTTTTAAGCGACACTGGCAATAACACCCCTGGAGATACTCGGACAAGCCTCATCCCATTAACTTCTATGCAAGCTCTTGTTGACTTACTACCCCAAACATCCCCAAAGGGAGAAGGCAAAAAAGGGGAAGTGTATGCACCGTAGTAGCAGAGTGAGTAGACGCCCCATACGCTTTTCTTTTATGCTTTTATCATTGCCTTTGTCTTTTCTTCCAGTAAAAAAGTATGGGATATGAACGAATTACGAGGTGCTACTACACCTCAAGCAAGAATCGGGCTGTTAACAAAAGGTTCAAGCCTTTTGTTCCTCTTTATTCTTATACTCTCCATTAACCTTTGGCTATAGCGAAATTTCTATACCTTTCTCTTGAAGAAACGTTTTAATTTCCTTTATAGTTAAGGTTTTATAATGCAAAAGTGAAGCAAGTAGAACAGCCGAAGCTTTACCTTCAGTTAAAACCTGATGTATATGTTCAAGGGTCCCTGCTCCACCTGAAGCTATAACTGGTATGTTGACAGAATCACATACGGTTTGAGTCATTGTTATGTCGTAACCTTTTTTAGTCCCGTCTGTATCCATACTGGTAAGCAAAATTTCACCAGCACCAAGACTTTCAACAACCCTCGCCCAGTTTACAACATTCACATCAGTAGATGTTTTACCGCCTTCAATAAAAACTTCCCACCTTTCTGGAGTGGTTTTTTTGCCATCTATAGCAACAACTATTCTTTCGCTACCAAATTTTTTTGCGCCATCTTCAATTAAAGATGGATTTTGCATTGCAGATGTATTAATAGAAATTTTACTTGCTCCAGCATTAAAAAGTTCTTCTATATCTTTAACATTTTTAATGCCTCCTCCAACAATTATAGGGATAGAAATTTTTTCACTTATTTGTCGTACTATATCAAATATTGGTTTTCTCTTCTCTTTTGTTGCACATATATCCAGAAGAACAAGTTCGTCTGCTTTTTCTTCGTTATAAAAAGAAGCCTGTTTGATAGGGTCACCAATTTCTGAAAGATTTTCAAAATTCACACCCTTTACAACCCTTCCATCTTTAATGTCAAGACAAGGGATTATTCTGATTTTGCCCATAAATACCTCCTTAGGTAAGATTAATAAGTTCATTTAATTACTACATATACCATTCCCCCACCCACAAAATCAATAACACCTTCACTTTAAAATTTAGTTGTTATCGTGGTA comes from bacterium and encodes:
- a CDS encoding mitochondrial fission ELM1 family protein, with the translated sequence MKILILDDGYKGNFNQSLGIAKWFPKGQLNIINVTLKGPQYSLFGRKGKSPFSVKIVAILSFFGAWTLAKRCLRFIWDESYKIDKKEFDLIISAGSMLAPINLVLTKNLNRAKSVNIMTPSMIRLKLFDFLVIPYHDYLKLRKKNLQNLIVTLGAPNTLTDNLLFSKKDEYEKKFKVDKTKKTIGVLIGGDDQNYKISYSYVKTLTDTLFSEKNRYNFIFTTSRRTDTDVVQFLKQRLLEEPSVIYSEFPEHSTHSLYPQILSLCDFIIVTEDSVNMVSEASSLGVPVLIIQVERKKKKKLIFDFTIEKFVEKGYSEYVSLDKLGSLYSKLRSTSPINNKKLREAEECAQKILEKLN
- the hisF gene encoding imidazole glycerol phosphate synthase subunit HisF, whose amino-acid sequence is MGKIRIIPCLDIKDGRVVKGVNFENLSEIGDPIKQASFYNEEKADELVLLDICATKEKRKPIFDIVRQISEKISIPIIVGGGIKNVKDIEELFNAGASKISINTSAMQNPSLIEDGAKKFGSERIVVAIDGKKTTPERWEVFIEGGKTSTDVNVVNWARVVESLGAGEILLTSMDTDGTKKGYDITMTQTVCDSVNIPVIASGGAGTLEHIHQVLTEGKASAVLLASLLHYKTLTIKEIKTFLQEKGIEISL